A genomic window from Cupriavidus metallidurans CH34 includes:
- a CDS encoding response regulator transcription factor, with translation MEHAKRILLVEDDVGIANVLAMHLRDERYEVVHSADGAEGLRLLEQGGWDALVLDLMLPGVDGLEICRRARAMTRYTPIIITSARSSEVHRILGLELGADDYLAKPFSVLELVARVKALLRRVEAMARDVRADAGSLELAGLAIDPLAREAAVDGKRLDLTPREFDLLYYFARHPDKVFSRMDLLNAVWGYQHEGYEHTVNTHINRLRTKIEVDPAQPKRILTVWRRGYRFVADPQADAAQDEGEAS, from the coding sequence ATGGAACACGCCAAACGCATCCTGCTGGTCGAAGACGATGTCGGTATCGCCAACGTGCTGGCCATGCACCTGCGCGACGAGCGCTACGAAGTCGTGCATAGCGCCGATGGCGCCGAGGGGCTGCGCCTGCTGGAGCAGGGCGGTTGGGATGCGCTGGTGCTGGACCTGATGCTGCCCGGCGTGGATGGTCTCGAGATCTGCCGCCGGGCCCGGGCGATGACGCGCTACACGCCGATCATCATCACCAGCGCGCGTTCCAGCGAGGTGCATCGCATCCTGGGGCTCGAACTCGGTGCCGACGACTATCTGGCCAAGCCGTTCTCGGTGCTGGAGCTGGTGGCGCGCGTCAAGGCGCTGCTGCGTCGAGTGGAGGCAATGGCGCGCGATGTGCGGGCCGATGCCGGCAGTCTGGAGCTGGCCGGACTGGCCATTGATCCTCTCGCGCGAGAGGCCGCTGTCGACGGCAAGCGCCTCGACCTGACCCCGCGCGAGTTCGACCTGCTGTACTACTTCGCGCGCCATCCGGACAAGGTGTTCTCCCGCATGGACTTGCTCAACGCGGTGTGGGGCTACCAGCACGAGGGTTACGAGCACACGGTGAACACGCATATCAACCGGCTGCGCACCAAGATCGAGGTCGATCCGGCGCAGCCGAAGCGCATCCTGACTGTGTGGCGGCGCGGCTATCGGTTCGTGGCCGATCCGCAAGCCGACGCCGCGCAGGACGAAGGGGAAGCATCGTGA